One stretch of Flavobacterium sp. 9 DNA includes these proteins:
- a CDS encoding PfkB family carbohydrate kinase, producing MNKLLIVGTVAFDAIETPFGKTDKILGGAATYIGLSASFFNLQSAIVSVVGDDFPQEHLDLLTSRNIDISGIEIVKGGKTFFWSGLYHNDLNSRDTLVTELNVLADFQPKVPQNYKDADVVMLGNLHPLVQSSVLDQMEKKPKLVVLDTMNFWMDCALPELLDVIKRVDVITINDEEARQLSGEYSLVKAANKIQELGPKYVVIKKGEHGALLFHNREVFFAPALPLEDVFDPTGAGDTFAGGFSGFIAQSENISFGNMKNAIIYGSNLASFCVEKFGTERMETLSKAEVAIRLQQFKSLTQFDIEI from the coding sequence ATGAATAAATTATTGATTGTTGGAACGGTTGCTTTCGACGCGATTGAAACTCCTTTCGGAAAAACAGATAAAATATTAGGTGGTGCTGCGACATACATTGGTTTATCAGCATCGTTTTTTAACTTACAATCGGCCATCGTTTCTGTAGTTGGCGACGATTTTCCACAAGAACATTTAGATCTTTTAACTTCAAGAAATATTGATATCTCTGGTATCGAAATTGTAAAAGGAGGAAAAACCTTTTTCTGGAGCGGTTTATACCACAACGATTTAAATTCTAGAGACACTCTTGTAACTGAATTAAACGTTTTGGCTGATTTTCAACCAAAAGTTCCTCAAAACTATAAAGATGCTGATGTTGTGATGTTAGGAAACTTACATCCGTTAGTACAAAGCAGTGTTTTGGATCAAATGGAGAAAAAACCAAAATTAGTAGTTTTAGACACTATGAACTTTTGGATGGATTGCGCTCTTCCTGAATTATTGGACGTTATTAAACGTGTAGACGTTATTACAATCAATGACGAAGAAGCAAGACAACTTTCAGGAGAATATTCATTAGTAAAAGCAGCAAACAAAATCCAGGAATTGGGACCAAAATATGTGGTGATCAAAAAAGGAGAACATGGAGCGCTTTTATTCCACAATAGAGAAGTTTTCTTTGCACCTGCTTTACCATTAGAAGATGTTTTTGATCCAACAGGAGCAGGAGACACTTTTGCAGGTGGTTTTTCAGGATTCATTGCACAAAGCGAAAACATTTCGTTTGGTAACATGAAAAACGCAATTATCTACGGATCTAATTTAGCTTCATTTTGTGTGGAGAAATTTGGAACCGAAAGGATGGAAACATTAAGCAAAGCAGAAGTAGCGATTCGATTACAACAATTTAAGTCGTTAACTCAGTTTGACATAGAAATATAA
- a CDS encoding RNA polymerase sigma factor, whose product MSTISDQHYIDKILQGETNAFAVLVDRYKNMIYTLALKMIKNKEEAEEVAQDTFIKVYNSLGKFKGDSKFSTWIYKIAYNTCLDNLKKNKKEDLNISIDDFSAHLIKTMDNALSALEDKERKQTIQNCLNLLPSEENFLLTLFYFEDQSLEEIGKIMSINANNVKVKLFRSRQKLAVILKKQLEPEIVACYERER is encoded by the coding sequence ATGAGTACAATAAGCGATCAACATTATATCGATAAAATTTTGCAAGGAGAAACCAATGCGTTTGCCGTGCTGGTTGATCGTTATAAAAATATGATCTATACATTGGCACTCAAAATGATCAAGAACAAAGAAGAAGCCGAAGAAGTTGCACAAGATACTTTTATCAAAGTTTACAATTCTTTGGGAAAGTTTAAAGGTGATTCTAAATTTTCGACCTGGATTTATAAAATAGCTTACAATACCTGTTTAGATAATCTGAAAAAAAATAAAAAAGAAGACCTTAATATATCAATAGATGATTTTTCGGCACATTTAATTAAAACGATGGACAATGCTTTGAGTGCTCTGGAAGATAAAGAACGAAAACAGACCATTCAGAATTGTTTGAATTTATTGCCAAGTGAAGAAAATTTCCTGCTGACTTTATTTTATTTTGAAGATCAGAGTTTAGAAGAAATCGGAAAAATCATGAGTATTAATGCTAATAATGTCAAGGTTAAATTATTTAGGAGCCGACAAAAATTAGCTGTAATTTTGAAAAAGCAATTAGAACCAGAAATAGTAGCGTGTTATGAAAGAGAGCGATAA
- a CDS encoding DUF6249 domain-containing protein, which translates to MGGPGILVPISMFLMIFGIVYLIFSTRNRERLALIEKGVDASIFLKGAGKGFSAWKIFVVNFAFLLIGSGVGIFLALLITTYTSLNDGAVYPSIIFIMAGVGLLAGFRTAKDLDKEE; encoded by the coding sequence ATGGGAGGACCAGGCATTTTAGTACCAATTAGTATGTTTCTGATGATTTTCGGAATTGTTTATCTAATTTTTTCAACAAGAAACAGAGAGCGTTTAGCGCTTATAGAAAAAGGAGTTGACGCAAGTATTTTTCTTAAAGGAGCAGGAAAAGGATTTTCGGCATGGAAAATATTTGTGGTAAACTTTGCCTTTTTATTGATAGGAAGCGGTGTTGGAATATTTCTCGCTTTATTAATCACAACTTATACTTCACTAAATGATGGAGCAGTTTATCCGTCAATTATTTTTATTATGGCCGGAGTAGGTCTTTTGGCCGGATTTAGAACTGCAAAAGATTTAGATAAAGAAGAATAA
- the rnhA gene encoding ribonuclease HI: MNHEVHIYTDGAAKGNPGNGGYGVVMELVGTPHKKEFYEGFRLTTNNRMELLAVIVGLEKLKKPNMKVLVVSDSKYVIDSVVKKWVFGWEKKGYTGKKNPDLWKRFLIIYRKHQVDFKWIKGHNNHPQNERCDELAVMASMQKNLSIDVYYETIGSKS; the protein is encoded by the coding sequence ATGAATCACGAAGTACATATATATACTGATGGCGCTGCAAAAGGAAATCCCGGAAATGGCGGTTACGGTGTAGTAATGGAATTGGTAGGAACACCTCATAAAAAAGAATTCTACGAAGGTTTTCGATTAACTACCAATAATAGAATGGAGCTTCTGGCTGTAATTGTGGGTTTAGAAAAGCTAAAAAAACCAAACATGAAAGTTTTAGTGGTTTCCGATTCTAAATACGTCATCGATTCTGTTGTAAAAAAATGGGTTTTTGGCTGGGAGAAAAAAGGATATACCGGCAAAAAAAATCCTGATTTATGGAAACGCTTTTTAATCATATATCGCAAACACCAAGTCGATTTTAAATGGATTAAAGGTCACAACAATCATCCGCAAAACGAACGTTGTGATGAATTGGCTGTTATGGCTTCTATGCAGAAAAATCTTTCTATAGACGTTTATTATGAAACCATCGGTTCAAAGTCATAA
- the purN gene encoding phosphoribosylglycinamide formyltransferase, which yields MKKIIVFASGSGTNAENIIKYFAKSKIARVVSVFTNNASAKVIERAKNHQIPVEIFSKNELLERNVLQKIQEIDPDLIVLAGFLLKFPENIIENYPNKIINIHPALLPNYGGKGMYGMHIHRAVVENKEKETGISIHFVNENYDEGAIIFQKNTALTAEDTAETVAEKIHELEQKYFPEIISRLLEE from the coding sequence ATGAAAAAAATTATTGTTTTTGCCTCAGGATCAGGAACTAATGCTGAAAACATCATAAAATATTTTGCAAAAAGTAAAATTGCAAGAGTCGTTTCTGTTTTTACGAATAATGCTTCGGCAAAAGTTATCGAAAGAGCAAAAAATCATCAAATTCCAGTTGAAATCTTCTCAAAAAACGAACTTTTAGAACGAAATGTATTACAAAAAATACAAGAAATCGACCCGGATCTGATAGTTCTTGCAGGTTTCTTATTGAAATTCCCAGAGAATATAATCGAGAATTATCCTAATAAAATAATAAACATCCATCCGGCGCTTTTACCAAATTATGGCGGTAAAGGAATGTACGGAATGCACATACACAGAGCTGTAGTCGAGAATAAAGAAAAAGAAACTGGAATTTCCATTCATTTTGTAAATGAAAATTATGATGAAGGCGCTATTATTTTCCAGAAAAATACAGCCCTAACAGCTGAAGATACCGCAGAAACAGTGGCCGAAAAGATTCATGAACTGGAACAAAAGTATTTTCCTGAAATTATCTCGAGACTATTAGAAGAATAA
- a CDS encoding acyl carrier protein produces MSDIASRVKAIIVDKLGVDENEVVTEASFTNDLGADSLDTVELIMEFEKEFDIQIPDDQAENIATVGQAISYIEEAKK; encoded by the coding sequence ATGTCAGACATTGCATCAAGAGTAAAAGCGATTATCGTAGACAAATTAGGTGTTGACGAAAACGAAGTTGTAACAGAAGCAAGCTTCACTAATGATTTGGGAGCTGACTCATTAGACACTGTTGAGCTTATTATGGAATTCGAAAAAGAATTTGATATTCAAATTCCAGACGATCAAGCAGAAAACATTGCTACTGTTGGTCAAGCTATTTCTTATATCGAGGAAGCTAAAAAATAA